Proteins from one Salaquimonas pukyongi genomic window:
- a CDS encoding amidohydrolase family protein: protein MSFDLLLKGGTLPDGSVADIAIKDGRIAAAGKSIASDAAETLDISGNLVSPPFVDPHFHMDATLSYGNPRINASGTLLEGISLWGELKPLQSEEEIERRALAYCDWAAAMGLLAIRSHVDTSDEDGLKGVRALLSVRDKVKDYITLQLVAFPQDGFYRSPAARDCTLKALDMGVDVVGGIPHFERTMADGRRSVSELCEIAAERGLMVDMHCDETDDPMSRHIEQLAYETQRLGLHGRVAGSHLTSMHSMDNYYVSKLLPLMAEAQVAAIPNPLINITLQGRHDTYPKRRGMTRVPEMLAHGIRVGFGQDCVLDPWYSLGTADMLDVAFMGLHVGQMTSPSDMQRCYAMVTSQSAAIMGLEDYGLEKGCKADLVVLDAGNTIEAVRLRAPRLFVVAGGKVIARHQADETALSVEGRPASVKRRV, encoded by the coding sequence ATGAGTTTCGACCTGCTGCTGAAGGGCGGCACACTGCCCGATGGTTCCGTTGCCGACATCGCCATCAAGGATGGCCGCATCGCTGCGGCCGGAAAGTCGATCGCCTCTGACGCTGCAGAGACCCTGGATATCTCCGGCAATCTGGTCTCCCCGCCCTTTGTCGATCCGCATTTCCACATGGATGCGACGCTTTCCTACGGCAATCCGCGCATCAATGCCTCGGGCACGCTTCTGGAAGGCATTTCGCTTTGGGGCGAACTAAAACCGCTGCAAAGCGAGGAGGAGATCGAACGGCGGGCCCTTGCCTATTGCGACTGGGCGGCTGCCATGGGCCTTCTTGCCATTCGCAGCCATGTGGACACCTCGGACGAGGACGGGCTGAAGGGCGTGCGCGCCCTGCTATCTGTTCGTGACAAGGTAAAAGACTACATCACCCTGCAGCTGGTGGCCTTTCCCCAGGACGGTTTTTACCGCTCTCCTGCAGCCCGCGATTGCACCCTGAAGGCCCTCGACATGGGCGTCGACGTGGTGGGCGGCATTCCCCATTTCGAGCGCACCATGGCAGACGGCAGGCGTTCGGTGAGCGAACTTTGCGAAATCGCGGCAGAACGCGGGCTGATGGTCGACATGCATTGCGACGAGACTGACGATCCCATGTCCCGCCACATTGAGCAGCTTGCCTATGAAACCCAGCGTCTTGGCCTGCATGGCCGCGTCGCCGGCTCGCACCTGACCTCCATGCATTCCATGGACAATTACTATGTTTCCAAACTGCTGCCGCTGATGGCGGAAGCACAAGTGGCAGCCATACCCAACCCGCTCATCAACATCACCCTTCAGGGCCGCCACGACACCTATCCAAAGCGCCGGGGCATGACCCGCGTACCGGAAATGCTCGCCCATGGCATCCGCGTCGGTTTCGGCCAGGACTGCGTTCTCGACCCCTGGTATTCGCTCGGCACCGCCGACATGCTCGATGTCGCCTTCATGGGCCTGCATGTGGGGCAAATGACAAGCCCTTCGGACATGCAGCGCTGCTATGCGATGGTGACCAGCCAAAGCGCTGCCATTATGGGTCTTGAAGACTACGGCCTTGAAAAGGGCTGCAAGGCCGATCTTGTGGTACTTGATGCGGGCAATACGATTGAAGCCGTCCGCCTGCGTGCACCGCGCCTGTTCGTTGTAGCAGGCGGCAAGGTGATCGCCCGCCACCAGGCAGATGAGACCGCCCTTTCCGTTGAAGGCAGGCCAGCTTCCGTAAAGCGGCGCGTGTAA
- a CDS encoding MBL fold metallo-hydrolase codes for MTDHRQSDETWVALLGTKGGPAIRPGSTMPTSSLLCLDGRKIVVDCGLGVTRGLTGQQMQLRDLSLIFITHLHSDHYLELGPLIHTAWTAGLNTPVTVYGPKGLDTYWDGFLASMKADIDLRMEDEGRPDLRDLVEIKAIDEGTVLEETSFKAAAIRNVHPPLVDTFALRFTGKRHSVVFSGDTTHFPQLAQFASSADLLIHEAMLVDALGALLKRIGNSDPELLMNHMMQSHSRAEDAAGIAQEASVKALALHHLIPSDDPDFTDEDWQRAVRQHWNGEFHLGRDGLRIELE; via the coding sequence ATGACAGACCACAGGCAATCTGACGAAACCTGGGTTGCCCTCCTGGGCACCAAGGGAGGGCCTGCCATCCGGCCCGGCTCGACCATGCCAACCTCAAGCCTGCTGTGCCTCGACGGTCGCAAGATCGTTGTCGATTGCGGCCTTGGCGTTACCCGCGGCCTTACCGGCCAGCAAATGCAGTTGCGCGATCTTTCTCTGATCTTCATCACCCATCTTCATTCCGATCATTATCTGGAACTGGGACCCCTGATCCACACCGCCTGGACCGCCGGGCTGAACACACCGGTTACCGTCTACGGGCCAAAGGGGCTCGACACCTACTGGGACGGATTTCTTGCTTCCATGAAGGCGGACATCGATCTGCGCATGGAAGATGAAGGCCGTCCGGATCTGCGCGATCTGGTCGAGATCAAGGCGATCGATGAGGGAACCGTGCTCGAAGAGACCAGCTTCAAAGCTGCCGCCATCCGCAATGTCCACCCGCCACTTGTCGACACCTTTGCCCTGCGCTTTACCGGAAAACGCCACAGCGTCGTCTTTTCAGGTGACACCACCCATTTCCCGCAACTGGCGCAGTTTGCCTCTTCCGCCGACCTGCTGATCCATGAAGCAATGCTGGTGGATGCCCTGGGCGCCCTGCTGAAGCGCATTGGCAACAGTGACCCGGAGCTGTTGATGAACCACATGATGCAGTCCCACAGCCGGGCTGAAGATGCAGCCGGGATTGCGCAGGAGGCGAGTGTCAAGGCACTCGCGCTGCACCACCTGATCCCCTCAGATGATCCTGATTTCACTGACGAAGACTGGCAACGGGCCGTGCGGCAGCACTGGAACGGGGAATTTCATCTCGGCCGCGACGGGCTCCGGATCGAACTGGAATAG
- a CDS encoding DUF2160 domain-containing protein, with amino-acid sequence MENAVMFSQMWWTEPLGTWMAWTRATAAFFLFIAACIAAMGVWEYYEPGGAPRRGVFAIDTTRGDRLFISLLGSAFIFIAWLFFAGPPLWWPLAICIVWAIAVFRLV; translated from the coding sequence ATGGAAAATGCCGTGATGTTTTCCCAAATGTGGTGGACCGAGCCGCTCGGAACCTGGATGGCGTGGACGCGGGCGACGGCGGCGTTTTTCCTGTTCATTGCGGCCTGTATCGCAGCCATGGGCGTTTGGGAATATTATGAGCCTGGCGGCGCGCCGAGACGGGGTGTCTTCGCTATCGATACGACCCGCGGCGACCGGCTGTTCATCTCGCTGCTGGGCAGCGCATTCATCTTCATTGCCTGGCTGTTTTTTGCCGGGCCGCCGCTCTGGTGGCCGCTTGCCATCTGCATTGTGTGGGCGATAGCGGTCTTCCGGCTGGTTTGA
- a CDS encoding carbohydrate ABC transporter permease has translation MRRVAWLIPTVYIVLLMLPIYWLVSMSFKTTNEILGSFTLFPQSFTLDNYRVIFTDPTWYMGYVNSLIYVSINTVLSVAVALPAAYAFSRYRFLGDKHLFFWLLTNRMAPAAVFALPFFQLYSAIGIFDTHLAVALAHTLFNIPLAVWILEGFMSGVPKQLDETAYIDGYSFPSFFVKIFVPTISAGIGVAAFFCFMFSWVELLLAKTLTAVVAKPIAATMTKTASSSGYELGLLAAAGTLTIIPGAIVIYFVRNYIAKGFALGRV, from the coding sequence ATGAGACGGGTAGCCTGGCTGATTCCGACTGTTTACATCGTGCTGCTGATGCTGCCGATCTATTGGCTCGTTTCCATGTCGTTCAAGACGACCAACGAGATCCTCGGTTCGTTCACACTGTTTCCCCAGAGCTTCACCCTCGACAACTACCGGGTGATCTTCACTGACCCGACCTGGTATATGGGCTATGTCAATTCGCTGATTTACGTCAGCATCAACACGGTGTTATCGGTGGCGGTGGCGCTGCCGGCAGCCTATGCCTTTTCGCGCTACCGGTTCCTTGGCGACAAGCATCTCTTCTTCTGGCTGCTGACCAACCGCATGGCGCCGGCTGCCGTGTTTGCCCTGCCGTTCTTCCAGCTTTATTCGGCGATCGGGATTTTCGATACCCATCTGGCGGTGGCGCTTGCCCACACGCTCTTCAACATTCCGCTGGCAGTGTGGATTTTGGAAGGCTTCATGTCGGGCGTTCCCAAGCAGCTTGACGAAACCGCCTATATTGACGGCTATTCCTTCCCGTCTTTCTTTGTGAAAATCTTCGTTCCCACGATTTCCGCCGGGATCGGCGTTGCCGCCTTCTTCTGCTTCATGTTTTCGTGGGTGGAACTGCTGCTTGCCAAAACCCTGACGGCGGTGGTGGCCAAACCGATTGCTGCAACGATGACGAAGACGGCTTCATCATCCGGGTACGAACTGGGACTGCTGGCGGCGGCGGGAACGCTGACGATCATCCCCGGTGCCATCGTCATCTATTTTGTCCGCAACTACATTGCCAAGGGCTTTGCCCTGGGCCGGGTTTGA
- a CDS encoding carbohydrate ABC transporter permease, with translation MNKTVNQKAWFLVLPVLVLVAFNAIVPLMTVVNYSVQETFGDNVFFWSGITWFEDILKSPRFHDALGRQLFFTFTILAIEVPLGVIIALAMPRKGVWVSVCLVLMAMPLLIPWNVVGAMWNIFALPEIGLMGKALNAIGFDYNYTRQPGDAWFTLILMDVWHWTSLVVLLAYAGLVSIPDAYYQAAKIDGASSWSIFRFIQLPKMKRVLTIAVLLRFMDSFNIYTEPSVLTGGGPGNSTTLLSIDLVKIALGQFDLGPAAAMSLIYFLVILLMSWIFYTVMTRDEENQ, from the coding sequence ATGAACAAGACCGTAAACCAGAAAGCCTGGTTCCTTGTCCTGCCGGTTCTCGTTCTGGTGGCCTTCAACGCCATCGTTCCGCTGATGACGGTGGTCAACTATTCGGTTCAGGAGACATTCGGCGACAATGTCTTTTTCTGGTCCGGCATTACCTGGTTTGAAGACATTTTGAAATCGCCGCGCTTTCACGACGCCCTGGGCCGCCAGCTTTTCTTCACCTTCACGATCCTGGCGATCGAGGTGCCGCTCGGCGTTATCATCGCGCTTGCCATGCCGCGAAAGGGGGTATGGGTTTCCGTCTGCCTCGTGCTCATGGCAATGCCGCTGCTTATTCCCTGGAACGTTGTCGGCGCCATGTGGAACATCTTTGCGCTGCCGGAAATCGGCCTGATGGGCAAGGCACTCAATGCCATCGGTTTCGACTACAATTACACCCGGCAGCCGGGCGATGCGTGGTTCACGCTGATCCTCATGGATGTCTGGCACTGGACCTCGCTGGTGGTGCTGCTGGCCTATGCCGGGCTGGTGTCCATCCCCGATGCCTATTATCAGGCGGCCAAGATCGACGGCGCCTCGTCCTGGTCGATCTTCCGCTTCATCCAGCTTCCGAAGATGAAACGGGTGCTGACCATTGCCGTGCTGTTGCGTTTCATGGACTCCTTCAACATCTATACCGAACCCTCGGTGCTGACGGGCGGCGGGCCGGGCAATTCCACGACACTGCTTTCCATCGATCTGGTGAAGATCGCGCTCGGCCAGTTCGATCTGGGTCCGGCGGCGGCCATGTCGCTGATTTACTTCCTGGTCATCCTGCTGATGAGCTGGATATTCTACACGGTCATGACACGCGATGAGGAAAACCAATGA
- a CDS encoding ABC transporter ATP-binding protein, with amino-acid sequence MARITLSNLGHSYHANPAEDDQWALKQLDIEWSDGGAYALLGPSGCGKTTLLNIISGLLVPSQGRVLFGDEDVTELPPEKRHIAQVFQFPVVYDTMTVYDNLAFPLRNRGVDEAAIRERVTEIAEMNDLTAMLDKRASGLTADGKQKISLGRGLVRTDVNAILFDEPLTVIDPHLKFLLRSKLKELHQRVARTMIYVTHDQTEALTFADKVVVMNAGEVVQIGTPEELFEKPQHTFVGHFIGSPGMNVLPCEIENGSAVFAGRKIKTANKTRDGAGRMEIGVRPEHIAIASQGIDAEIVKVGDAGRFRIVEAVAGGHTMKLLAPEGTEIPERKTKLSFEADRTRIYRNGWLVGEGGRP; translated from the coding sequence ATGGCACGCATAACTCTCTCCAACCTTGGTCACAGCTACCACGCCAATCCGGCGGAAGATGATCAGTGGGCCCTGAAGCAACTTGACATCGAATGGAGCGATGGCGGTGCCTATGCATTGCTGGGACCTTCAGGCTGCGGCAAGACTACCCTGCTCAACATCATTTCGGGGCTGCTGGTGCCTTCACAGGGCCGTGTCCTGTTCGGCGATGAGGATGTAACCGAACTGCCGCCAGAAAAGCGCCATATCGCCCAGGTTTTCCAGTTTCCCGTCGTCTACGACACGATGACCGTTTACGACAATCTGGCGTTCCCTTTGCGCAATCGCGGCGTTGACGAAGCGGCCATCCGCGAGCGGGTGACCGAGATTGCCGAGATGAACGATCTGACGGCGATGCTGGACAAACGCGCTTCCGGTCTGACGGCGGACGGAAAGCAGAAAATATCCCTGGGCCGCGGCCTGGTGCGCACGGATGTCAACGCAATCCTGTTCGATGAACCGCTGACGGTCATCGATCCGCATCTTAAGTTTCTTCTGCGTTCCAAGCTGAAGGAACTGCATCAGCGTGTTGCACGCACGATGATCTACGTTACCCATGACCAGACCGAGGCACTGACCTTTGCCGACAAGGTTGTGGTCATGAACGCTGGCGAGGTCGTCCAGATCGGAACGCCCGAGGAACTGTTCGAAAAGCCCCAGCACACCTTTGTCGGCCATTTCATCGGTTCTCCGGGCATGAACGTTCTGCCTTGCGAAATCGAAAACGGCAGCGCCGTTTTTGCGGGCCGCAAGATTAAAACAGCCAACAAGACCCGTGACGGCGCCGGCCGCATGGAAATCGGCGTTCGGCCTGAACATATCGCCATCGCCAGCCAGGGCATCGATGCTGAAATCGTCAAGGTGGGGGACGCCGGCCGTTTCAGGATCGTGGAAGCGGTTGCCGGCGGTCATACGATGAAACTGCTCGCGCCGGAGGGGACCGAAATCCCCGAACGAAAAACAAAACTCAGCTTTGAAGCGGACAGGACGCGCATATACCGCAATGGCTGGCTTGTCGGCGAGGGGGGCAGGCCATGA
- a CDS encoding ABC transporter ATP-binding protein, with product MLELKEVTKRVGADIHIHPTSLVFEPGCFNTLLGTTLAGKTTLMQLMAGLERPTSGSVHFNGQDVTGMPVQKRNVSMVYQQFINYPNMSVFDNIASPLRVSGIARQEIVRRVEEMAELMKISAMLGRRPSELSGGQQQRTAMARALVKDSDLVLLDEPLANLDFKLREELRDELPKLFAERNCVVVYATTEPVEALLLGGKTVALSEGRVADFGETAAIYRRPGNLTSAKVFSEPPINTVSVSKKSGKVAINDAISWPAPRALEDGEYTVAIRAHHIRPERLQKRAVEIPASVKVAEISGSETMIHFDAFGDDWVSLSHGVHPFDAGAQAKLYADFSRAYYFSRDGQLAYGGEA from the coding sequence GTGCTGGAACTGAAGGAAGTCACCAAAAGGGTCGGCGCTGATATTCATATCCATCCGACCAGCCTTGTCTTCGAACCCGGCTGCTTCAATACATTGCTGGGAACGACTCTGGCAGGCAAAACCACGCTCATGCAGCTTATGGCAGGGCTCGAACGGCCGACATCCGGCAGCGTTCATTTCAACGGCCAGGACGTAACCGGCATGCCGGTTCAAAAGCGCAACGTCTCCATGGTCTATCAGCAGTTCATCAACTACCCCAACATGTCGGTCTTCGACAACATTGCCTCGCCCTTGCGGGTCTCCGGTATTGCAAGGCAGGAGATCGTCCGCAGGGTGGAAGAAATGGCGGAACTGATGAAGATATCCGCCATGCTGGGCCGCAGGCCATCGGAGCTTTCCGGCGGCCAGCAGCAGCGCACGGCCATGGCGCGGGCCCTGGTCAAGGACTCCGATCTGGTGTTGCTCGATGAACCGCTGGCAAATCTCGATTTTAAATTGCGTGAGGAATTGCGCGACGAATTGCCGAAGCTTTTCGCCGAACGCAATTGTGTTGTGGTGTACGCCACCACCGAACCGGTCGAGGCGCTCCTGCTGGGCGGCAAAACCGTTGCGCTCAGCGAGGGGCGTGTTGCCGATTTTGGCGAAACCGCCGCGATATACCGCCGCCCCGGCAACCTCACCAGCGCGAAGGTTTTCTCCGAGCCGCCGATTAATACGGTAAGCGTCAGCAAGAAGAGCGGCAAGGTAGCAATCAACGATGCCATTTCATGGCCCGCGCCCAGGGCGCTTGAAGACGGCGAGTATACGGTTGCGATCCGTGCCCATCACATTCGCCCCGAACGGCTGCAAAAGCGCGCCGTGGAAATTCCCGCAAGCGTCAAGGTGGCGGAGATTTCCGGCTCGGAAACAATGATCCATTTCGATGCGTTCGGCGATGACTGGGTGTCCCTGTCACACGGCGTGCATCCCTTCGATGCCGGCGCACAGGCAAAGCTGTATGCCGATTTCTCCAGGGCCTATTATTTCAGCCGGGACGGCCAGCTTGCATATGGCGGGGAGGCCTGA
- a CDS encoding ABC transporter substrate-binding protein yields the protein MRRLLMATAAAVALNIAYTPAFADMAAAEKWINDEFQPSSLSVDEQKKEMEWFINAAKPFAGMEINVLSEGIPTHDYESKVLTKAFEEITGIKVNHQILGEGEVVQAVQTQMQTGRNLYDAYVNDSDLIGTHSRLQLAVNLTDWMAGEGKDVTNPMLDLEDFMGTSFTTGPDGDLYQLPDQQFANLYWFRKDWFDREDLKAQFKEKYGYELGVPVNWSAYEDIAEFFSEDVKEIDGVTIYGHMDYGKRAPDLGWRMTDAWLSMAGTGSPGEPNGVPIDEWGIRMEEGSCNPAGASVSRGGATNGPAAVYAIRKWDEWLRKYAPPGAADYDFYQSLPALAQGNVAQQIFWYTAFTADMVKPKADGNNTVDDAGKPLWRMAPSPHGPYWKEGQKVGYQDVGSWTILKSTPTDRAKAAWLYAQFAVSKTVDVKKSHVGLTFIRDSTVNHESFSERADNLGGLVEFYRSPDRVRWSPTGINVPDYPKLAQIWWQQIGDVNSGAFTPQQAMDRLAEEMDITMARMQRADEAGNVYGGCGPRLNEPKDPSEWLGKPDGPKAKLENEKPQGETVNYDELVARWNQ from the coding sequence ATGAGACGGTTGCTAATGGCCACGGCTGCGGCTGTGGCGCTTAACATTGCCTATACGCCTGCCTTCGCCGATATGGCGGCAGCGGAAAAATGGATCAATGACGAATTTCAGCCTTCTTCGCTTTCTGTGGACGAGCAGAAGAAGGAAATGGAATGGTTCATCAATGCCGCAAAACCCTTTGCAGGCATGGAGATCAATGTGCTGTCGGAAGGAATTCCGACCCACGACTATGAATCGAAGGTCCTCACCAAGGCATTCGAGGAAATCACCGGCATCAAGGTCAACCACCAGATCCTGGGTGAGGGCGAAGTCGTTCAGGCTGTCCAGACCCAGATGCAGACGGGCCGCAACCTGTATGACGCTTATGTCAATGACTCCGACCTGATCGGTACTCATTCGCGCCTGCAGCTCGCCGTCAACCTGACCGACTGGATGGCAGGCGAAGGCAAGGATGTCACCAATCCGATGCTCGACCTTGAGGATTTCATGGGGACGAGCTTCACCACCGGTCCCGATGGCGACCTTTATCAGCTTCCCGATCAGCAGTTCGCCAACCTTTACTGGTTCCGCAAGGACTGGTTCGACCGCGAGGATCTCAAGGCACAGTTCAAGGAAAAATACGGTTATGAACTTGGCGTTCCGGTAAACTGGTCTGCCTATGAAGACATTGCCGAGTTCTTCTCTGAGGATGTCAAGGAAATCGATGGCGTTACCATCTACGGCCATATGGATTACGGCAAGCGTGCGCCGGATCTCGGCTGGCGCATGACCGATGCCTGGCTTTCCATGGCCGGCACGGGAAGCCCCGGTGAGCCCAATGGTGTTCCAATCGACGAGTGGGGCATCCGCATGGAAGAAGGGTCCTGTAACCCTGCCGGCGCGAGTGTTTCGCGCGGTGGCGCAACCAATGGGCCGGCTGCCGTCTATGCCATCCGCAAATGGGATGAATGGCTGCGCAAATATGCGCCTCCCGGGGCCGCCGATTACGACTTCTACCAGTCGCTGCCGGCGCTGGCCCAGGGTAACGTTGCCCAGCAGATTTTCTGGTACACCGCCTTCACCGCCGACATGGTGAAACCGAAAGCTGATGGCAACAACACGGTGGATGATGCCGGCAAGCCGCTCTGGCGCATGGCACCGTCACCCCATGGCCCATACTGGAAAGAGGGCCAGAAGGTGGGCTATCAGGACGTTGGGTCCTGGACGATTTTGAAATCCACCCCGACGGATCGCGCCAAGGCGGCATGGCTCTATGCCCAGTTCGCGGTTTCCAAAACGGTGGATGTGAAAAAGTCCCATGTTGGTCTGACCTTCATCCGCGACTCCACGGTAAATCACGAGAGCTTCAGCGAACGTGCCGATAATCTCGGTGGTCTGGTGGAGTTTTACCGTTCGCCTGACCGCGTGCGCTGGTCTCCCACCGGCATCAACGTTCCGGACTATCCGAAGCTGGCACAAATCTGGTGGCAGCAGATCGGTGACGTGAATTCCGGGGCATTCACGCCGCAGCAGGCAATGGACCGTCTTGCCGAGGAGATGGACATCACCATGGCCCGCATGCAGCGTGCCGATGAAGCCGGCAATGTGTATGGCGGCTGTGGCCCGAGGCTCAACGAGCCGAAGGACCCGTCAGAATGGCTCGGCAAGCCCGATGGCCCCAAGGCGAAGCTTGAAAACGAGAAGCCTCAGGGTGAAACCGTCAACTATGACGAACTGGTTGCCCGCTGGAACCAGTAA
- a CDS encoding DeoR family transcriptional regulator has translation MLIPRQADILEIARKEGRVDVDSLAARFDVTPQTIRKDLNELCDVKKLSRVHGGAVYPSNTANFAYLSRRNIAAEGKEHIANAAASIIPDGASLILNIGTTTEAVARALTRHRDLMVITNNLNVATILSEAPHVELVVSGGMVRKSDGGIVGAAAIDLIRQFKVDFAVIGTSAIDEEGALLDFDYREVRVAQAILSQARCRILVADRTKFERKAPVQIGHMRDLDLFITDQPPPEAIGDLCREADVEVIVASEEPLTDENAAPETAPALGENL, from the coding sequence ATGCTCATCCCCAGACAGGCCGACATTCTTGAGATCGCCCGCAAGGAGGGTCGGGTCGACGTCGATTCGCTTGCCGCGCGGTTTGATGTCACGCCGCAGACCATCCGCAAGGACCTCAACGAACTTTGCGACGTGAAGAAACTGAGCCGCGTACATGGCGGGGCGGTCTATCCTTCCAATACCGCCAACTTTGCCTATCTGTCGCGCCGCAACATCGCTGCCGAAGGCAAGGAGCACATTGCCAATGCCGCTGCCTCGATCATTCCCGATGGCGCATCCCTCATTCTCAACATCGGCACGACCACCGAAGCGGTGGCACGCGCACTCACGCGCCATCGCGATCTGATGGTGATCACCAACAATCTGAACGTGGCCACCATCCTTTCCGAAGCGCCTCATGTGGAACTGGTGGTATCCGGCGGTATGGTGCGCAAGAGCGACGGCGGCATTGTCGGCGCTGCCGCGATCGATCTGATCAGGCAGTTCAAAGTGGATTTTGCAGTCATCGGCACTTCAGCCATTGACGAGGAGGGTGCGCTGCTGGACTTCGACTATCGCGAAGTCAGGGTTGCCCAGGCGATCCTTTCCCAGGCCCGCTGCCGAATCCTGGTCGCCGACAGAACCAAGTTCGAGCGCAAGGCGCCCGTCCAGATCGGCCACATGCGCGACCTTGACTTGTTCATCACCGATCAGCCCCCGCCGGAGGCGATCGGCGATCTGTGCCGCGAAGCAGATGTTGAAGTTATTGTTGCCTCCGAAGAACCATTGACTGACGAAAATGCTGCGCCTGAAACCGCACCGGCCCTGGGAGAAAACCTGTAA
- the glpD gene encoding glycerol-3-phosphate dehydrogenase has translation MAPNPKSAPPHYDILIIGGGVNGAGIARDAAGRGYSVCLCEKGDFGGGTSSASTKLFHGGLRYLEYFEIRLVREALIEREILWQAMPHISWPMRFVLPYHDDMRFEGETTVSKLLSIIAPWLKGRRPAWMIRFGLFLYDHLGGRKHLPPTRTLDLASDPAGKPLKPKFAKAYEYSDCWVEDARLVVLNLRDAAARGAQINGRTSVEQAKHHGGKWHVRLNGQKGGKRDVTASMVINATGPWVDEVLRGVFGQNNASNVRLVRGSHIVIKRKYDHDRCYFFQNADSRIIFAIPFERDYTLIGTTDADHPDASVKPQISADEREYLCSMASAYFSEPVTDDDIVWTYSGVRPLFDDGAGSAQAATREYVLRREAGAGDGTLINVFGGKITTYRRLAEAMLEKIAETLGERGRPWTAGAPLPGGDFPIDGFDALLARQQKHYPFVDETILRRLCRLYGTKTPNVLGKATGIAGLGKHFGHGLYEAEVAYLVKNEWAQTADDILFRRTKLGIRFTARQRSALDKWLAPKS, from the coding sequence ATGGCGCCAAACCCAAAATCTGCCCCGCCTCATTACGATATTCTGATTATCGGCGGCGGGGTGAACGGAGCCGGTATTGCCCGGGATGCTGCCGGGCGCGGCTACAGCGTCTGCCTGTGCGAAAAGGGCGACTTTGGCGGCGGCACTTCCTCAGCCTCCACCAAACTGTTTCACGGCGGCCTTCGCTATCTTGAATATTTCGAAATCCGCCTCGTTCGCGAAGCACTGATCGAGCGTGAGATATTGTGGCAGGCAATGCCCCATATCAGCTGGCCGATGCGGTTCGTCCTGCCTTATCACGACGACATGCGCTTTGAAGGAGAAACCACGGTATCAAAGCTTCTCAGCATCATCGCGCCCTGGTTGAAGGGGAGAAGACCGGCATGGATGATCCGCTTCGGCCTGTTCTTGTATGATCACCTTGGCGGGCGCAAACACCTTCCCCCCACCCGTACGCTCGACCTGGCCAGCGATCCGGCCGGCAAGCCGCTGAAACCGAAATTCGCCAAGGCCTATGAATACTCTGATTGCTGGGTGGAGGACGCCAGGCTGGTCGTTCTCAACCTGCGCGATGCCGCCGCAAGGGGAGCGCAGATCAATGGGCGCACCAGTGTGGAGCAGGCAAAGCATCACGGCGGAAAGTGGCATGTCCGGTTGAACGGCCAGAAGGGTGGCAAGCGTGACGTCACTGCCTCCATGGTCATCAACGCCACCGGACCCTGGGTGGATGAAGTCCTGCGGGGGGTGTTCGGTCAAAACAACGCCAGCAATGTCCGTCTGGTGCGCGGCAGCCACATCGTCATCAAGCGCAAATACGACCACGACCGCTGCTATTTCTTCCAGAATGCCGACAGCCGCATCATCTTCGCCATCCCCTTCGAGCGCGACTATACGCTGATCGGCACGACCGACGCCGACCATCCCGATGCTTCGGTCAAACCACAAATTTCTGCTGACGAGCGCGAATATCTTTGCAGCATGGCAAGCGCCTATTTCAGCGAGCCGGTGACTGATGATGATATCGTGTGGACCTATTCCGGCGTTCGTCCGCTGTTTGACGATGGCGCGGGAAGCGCCCAGGCTGCCACGCGGGAATATGTGCTAAGGCGCGAAGCCGGTGCCGGCGATGGTACGCTGATCAACGTCTTCGGAGGCAAGATCACAACCTATCGGCGGCTCGCCGAAGCGATGCTTGAAAAAATCGCGGAAACCCTGGGCGAACGCGGCAGGCCGTGGACTGCCGGCGCCCCGCTGCCTGGCGGCGATTTCCCCATAGACGGTTTCGATGCCCTGCTTGCCCGGCAGCAAAAGCACTACCCGTTTGTCGACGAGACGATCCTGCGGAGGCTTTGCCGCTTGTATGGAACCAAAACCCCGAATGTTCTTGGAAAGGCAACCGGTATTGCCGGTCTCGGCAAGCACTTCGGACACGGCCTCTACGAAGCGGAAGTTGCCTATCTCGTCAAAAACGAATGGGCGCAAACCGCAGATGACATCCTTTTCCGCCGTACCAAACTGGGAATTCGCTTTACCGCCCGCCAGCGATCGGCTCTTGACAAATGGCTGGCACCAAAAAGCTGA